The DNA region CGAAGTCACAGGTGCAGTGGAATTTGGCGCTCACATCGTTATGGAAGCGATCGCTCATTGCAAGCATGTGATTATGATGAATGCTGAACTCGACGGCACCATTGGCCCCATCCTCAAAGTCTATGCTGACAAAGCAGGTGTGATTCTCAGCGCCTGTGATGGCGATCAGCCAGGGGTGCAAATGAACCTCTACCGCTTTGTAAAAAGCATTGGTCTAACTCCGTTATTGTGCGGTAACATTAAAGGACTCCAAGACCCCTATCGCAATCCCACCACCCAGGAAGGATTTGCTAAACGTTGGGGTCAAAAGCCCCACATGGTGGCTAGCTTTGCCGACGGAACCAAAATTTCCTTTGAGCAAGCGATCGTTGCCAATGCCACAGGCATGAAAGTCGCCAAACGGGGAATGCTAGGATATGACTTCAACGGTTATGTCGATGAAATGGCCCATATATATGATGTTGAACAACTCAAAGAACTGGGCGGCATTGTCGATTATGTAGTTGGAGCAAAACCTGGCCCAGGCGTATATGTATTTGCCACTCATGACGACCCCAAGCAACAGCACTATCTCAACTTATACAAATTAGGCGAAGGCCCACTTTACAGCTTCTATACTCCTTATCACCTCTGTCATTTTGAAGTTCCCTTGTCCGTAGCGCGGGCTGTCCTATTTGGTGATGCGGTTATGTCTCCATTAGCAGGCTCGCTAGTAGATGTTGTCACCACTGCCAAAATCGACCTGAAAGCAGGAGAAACCTTAGATGGCATCGGCTACTACATGACCTACGGACAATGTGAAAATTCCCCCATCGTCCAACAGCAAAATCTTCTACCAATTGGTTTAGCTGAAGGATGTCGCCTCAAACGAGATATTTCTAAGGATCAAGTCCTCACTTATGAGGATGTAGAATTACCTGAAGGCAGACTCTGCGACCAACTAAGAACTGAGCAAAATACTTATTTCGCCTCAGAAAAAATCTTAGTAGCAGTTGGGTAATAGCTACAAATGAATCGGCTGTAGGGGCGTACAGCTAGTTGTACGCCCCTATATATTTGTCGCCAGAATTTCGTGAAGAGGATAGGAGTGATACTGCGGGACACTAAAGTTGTTGATAATAACTTGCTGGGGAGCGTTGAAATAAACCTGATCGAAACTTTAGGTCAAATTCATGAAAATTGCTCTAGTCCACGATTATTTAACCCAGCGAGGTGGGGCAGAGCGTGTGTTTGAACTGCTTTGTAAGCGCTATCCCGAAGCAGATATTTTCACATCTCTGTACGATCCAGAAAAAACTATTGATCTAGGCGATCGCATAGTAAACACAACCTTTTTGCAAAAGATTCCTGGTGCAGTAAAATATTTTAGGTCAATGGCTCCTCTATATTTTCCTGCCTTTCGTGCCTTGGATCTGCAAGACTACGATTTAATTATTAGCAGTAGCACCAGCTTCGCCAAAGCAGTACGAAAAAATCCCAATGCCCGCCACATTTGCTTCTGTCATAACGTCACCCGTTTCTTATGGGATACAGCAACCTATTTAAGAGAATACGGAGACTATAGATATTTTGCTCCTTTAATCGAACAAATATTTCAAGTAATGAGAAAGGTAGACCTGAAATATGCACAGGAACCTGACCTTTACATTGCTAATTCTAGTGTTGTTGCCCGCCGTATTGAAAGTATTTATGGCAAAAAGGCAATGATGGTAAACTATCCAATTGATACTAGTAAATTTCTTTTTTCTGATATAAAAGAAGAATATTATCTGGCCTCAGCCCGGATGATCAGCTATAAGCGCCTTGATATAATAGTTGAAGCTTTTAACTGGTTAGGATGGCGGTTATTAATCTCAGGTGATGGGCCTGAACTTGCTCGGTTAAAATCCAAAGCATTAAAAAATATTGAGTTCTTGGGACACGTAAGTGATAAAACCCGCAAAGACTTGTTTTCTAAAGCCAAGTCTATTATTGTCGCAGCCTTAGAAGATTACGGATTAGTTCCAGTAGAGGCTAATGCTAGTGGTACACCAGTCATCGCTTATGGTGCAGGTGGAGTATTAGATACTCAAATACCAGGTGAAACCGGAGTCTTTTTCAAAAGGCAAACACCCGAATCTCTACAAATTGCATTACTAGAAGCCAATGGCATTTCTTGGGATTACGATCGCATCCGTAACCATGCAGTAACAAACTTTTCAGAAAATGCCTTCTTTAGTAAAGTTGAGCAAATCATTAACCAAGCTTGTGGTGTGCATCAAATATTCATTTGATTCCCTAATCTTTTCCCCCTATAAGATTACCTATTTATTTTTCTCTGTCCTTCTTGGCGTCCTTGGCGTCCTTCTCTAACGAGACGCTAAGGCGAAGGCGGTTTGTAAAAAGAAGAATAGGTATTTTTGGAGAATCTCTTAGCGTAAGTCTTGAAGACAAGGATAATAAAAGTGGTTCAAACTAGTCTAAATCCTCAGATAACTCCAGCTTCGGAAACTGAACCAAGCTACGGACAATTGTTTGCCGTATTTGTGCGAAGGTTTCCTTGGTTTCTAACAGTATTAATTACTTCTATTGCTATTGCAGGGATGGTAACTTTTAAAACCAAGCCAACTTATAAAAGTTCCATGCAACTGCTAGTAGAACCTAACTATCAAGGAAAAACAGAAGGAGGGGGTGTAGACAACCAATTTACTGACTCTAATGTGGTCATAGATACTGCAACTCAGCTTAACTTGATGCAGAGTTCAGGACTCATCCAAAAAGCAGTTGATAAACTTCAGTCAGATTATCCAGATATAAGTGTAGCTGAAATTAAAGCTTCCTTAGTGTTAACTCAATTAAGGAGCAAAGAAGATAATGTTGCTACTAAAATATTCCAAGTTGAATACACTGCTGGAGATCCAGAAAAAACACAAAAAGTTCTGAGCGCAATTCGACAAGTTTATGTGGAATATAACAAAGAACAACAGAATTCGCGTTTACAAAAAGGTCTGCAAATTATTAGGGAACAGTTAAGTAAAGCCAGTGAAGAAGTAAACGCGGCTGAGACAAATTTACAAAGGTTCCGCAGAAATCAGAATTTAATTGATCCAGAGTCACAGGCCAAAGCGATTGAGACAGCTTTAAATAATATTGCCCAAGAAAGACAAACAACTCGTGCTCAATATGGCGAAGCATTAGCACGCCAAAAATCTTTAGAAGAACAACTTAACCGTTCCCCTCAAAATGCTCTAGTTGCTTCTCGTCTGAGTCAATCTACTCGCTATCAAGGCTTACTGAACGAAATTCAAAAAAGCGAGCTGGCATTAGCACAAGAACGCTTACGTTTTACAGATGCAACTCCGAGTGTACAGAAGCTCAAAGAACAGCTTCAAAGCCAGAAGGAATTATTGCAACAAGAGGTAGGAAGAACTTTAGGCGAAAAGTCTGCTGGCGCGTTCACCAATGGAGACTCTCTTCTCGAAAAAGGACAGCTTGGCCAAATTGATCTCAGCCTAGCTGGTCAATTGGTAGAAACGCAGACAACTATAGTTGCTTTAACCGCTCGCGATCAAACTTTGGCCCAAAAAGAAAACGAGTTGCGTTTTGAAATCAAACGCTTCCCGCCTCTTTTAGCTTATTACAATCGGATGCTACCGCAGTTACAATTTAGCCGTGAAAGGTTAGAGCAGCTTTTAAGAGCAGAACAGCAATTGCGGCAAGAACTTTCCAAGGGTGGATTTAATTGGGAAGTTGTGGAAGAACCTCAAAAAGGTGGACAATTAGGCCCCAATCTTCAACAGAACTTGCTGTTAGGTGCTGTGGTTGGGTTTATGTTAGGAGGCATTGCTGCCTTTATTCGAGAATCGGCTGATGATGCAGTTCACACTACTGCTGAGTTGGAAAAGCAAATGGCCATGCCGTTGTTAGGGACAACTCCCAAATTACCGCCAGCCAAACCCAGAGAATCAATGATCAAGCTGCCCTTTGGTAAGCCAGAAGTTCTCGCCCCTTGGACAATTCAGGTACTGCAATCTCCACCGCGTTGGGAATCGCTGGATCTGATTTACAAAAACATTGAACTTTTAAATACTGTTGCTAACTTGAAATCTTTGATGATTACCTCAGCTTTACCCGATGAGGGTAAGTCAGCTTTGGCGTTGGGTTTGGCGATGAGTGCTGCCCGTTTACACAAAAGGGTACTGCTGATTGATGCCAATTTACGCGATCCCAATCTGCACGAACAATTGAATCTTCCTAATGAACAGGGGCTTTCAACTCTATTGGCTAGTGATGCAACTTTACCCAACCAGATTAGTCTTCAATACTCAGGTTCCGCCTACATCGATATTTTGACCGCCGGCCCCAGACCTGCTGACCCAGCTAATCTGTTGAGTTCTCCTCGGATGATGGAATTAATGGCAGCATTTGAGGAAAACTATGATTTGGTACTCATAGATGCTCCCCCAGTTCTCGGTTTGGTGGATGCTATGCTCACCGCATCATCTTGTCGTAGCGTGGTTATGGTGGCAAGCATTGGTATTGTGACGCGAAGTCAGCTTAATCAAGCTACAGCCATGTTAAGTAAGTTAAATCTGATTGGAGTTGTAGCTAATGGTGTATCCAACTCTAGTAGTAATTACGTACCTTATGTAAAACAACAGCAATTAGCTCTACGGCAAGCTGTAGAAAAGTAAGTAGTTAGTACAGCGACGAAAGATCCTCGACTTTTTAGAAAAGTCGGGGATCTTTCTCGTTTCTAGCCTCTTTTATAAACAAAATTTAATTTTATTGCTATCAGGAAAATTTCAGTATATTTATGCTATCTTTATGGGTTATCAGAGAAATCACTGGCTCTTTAAAGAGTAAATAAAGAATTTATTTGAGCGATCGCTATTTCTACATACTCTTATATTCTAGAGATTAAAGCACTTTCATAAAGGCTAAAAGACAACAGGGGACTGGTTTTATTAAATATATCGATACAATAAACACCTCAGTGCAATTAAACGTCGATATAGATTCATGGGTAATTTACCTCTACATTTTTCTACTGTCAGTAGTTACCGGAAAATACTGATTGCTCATGAATATTGATAGTAACGTTGATTTGTACATCTCTACACCAGCAGAATTCTGAGTGGCAAATAGCAATAACATATTTTGCCCTCAATTATCTCCAAATTTTTGGACTTACAACAAGATTCGGATTTGGGTCTTTGGCATTGATAGCCTTTGATAAACCTCAGTAATTCACTCCTGTATAAACCCAAAGACATTATGACAACTTCAATAATTCCAACTTTAGAGAATTTATATGATGTAACCCAGGAACACCAAGATAATCGTGGGTACTGCACACTCCAGTGGCGACGGGGTAAGCTGTTGGTGAAGCCGCTTGGACAAGTTAAACAACCATATTTGCCTTCATTAAATAGTAAGCGATCGCTAGTAGAATGCTTACAACATTCTCCAGTAAGTTTAGTAAGTATAGATCCCAAACTGGGCGAGGCTTTGCTCAGGTTTTGGGCAGATGCATGTGAAGAAGCTCAAAAGCCAATATTCCTAAGCATATCCGCTAGCAATAAACTGTCTAACCAACCCTTCTGGCGACTAATCGATTGGATTGCTGCTTTGGTGTTGCTGCTATTAGTAAGTCCAGTCATGTTGGGATTGGTTGTGTTAATGCAGGTTTACTCGCCAGGATCGCTTTTTTGCCGTGAGTGGCGTGTTGGAGAACGGGGTAAACTGTTTCGAGTAATCAGGTTTCGCACGCAAAACACTACAGCGCTAGGGCGTTGGATGGGTAAATACAGCCTCGATAATCTGCCCCAGTTATTTAACGTGCTGCGAGGTGACATGAGTTTAACCAGATCTCGTTGTTGGACTTTAGAAGATGCAGTACAGCTAAATAAATTACCAGAAATTAAAGCTTCGTGGGAAGTAGAAGCACAGTCTCACCTGTTACATCTAGATAGCCAAACACTGTAATTTATCTGTGCGGTAGGTAATTGATTGTTTCATCTACCGCACTGAGGCTAAAGCACTATAGCGGTCTATCTACCTTGCCAAACTATTATAAAATCCATGCATTTCCAATTTACTCAACAACTTCGTAGTCTGCTTAAAGCTTCTAGCTTCTGGCAGGACAACTATTTGCTATTGCGAGAATTTAAGCACTTTCGCAAGATTGTAATTTTAGCTTTGATATTCTCAATTCTGGCGGCAACTTTTGAAGGTGTCAGTATTGGTTTTTTACTTTCATTTTTGCAAAGCTTAACTAGTCCCAATGCTCAACCTGTCCAAACAGGAATAGAATGGTTTGACAATTTAGTATTGGGGGCGAATACATCAGCAATTAATCGTTTATATCGAGTATCTTCGCTGATTTTATTAAGTACTTGGTTACGTGTTGCCTTCAATTACTTTGGACAAGTTTATACTGAATTATCTCAACTGCATTTTGGCGATCGCTTACGTAAGCAAATTTTTGAACAGTTACAATCTTTATCCTTAAGTTACTTTGCCAAAACTCGTTCTGGTGAACTAATTAACACAATAACCACAGAAATTGAAAGGATAAGACAGGGTTTCAGTGGCGCAGCCTTTTTAATAACTAGAGGAATCACAACTCTTGTCTACTTGATTTCCATGTTTTTGATATCATGGCAACTAACTGTAATTTCAGCACTACTATTTACACTTTTAGGTGTAGGTTTATCTAATCTGAATGCCAGAGTCAGAGAATCAAGTTTTGGCATGACAACTGCTAATGCTAATTTTACATCAACAGCCATAGAATTTATTAATGGCATTCGCACAGTTCATTCCTGTGGTACTCAAGAATTTGAGCGCCAGCGTTATTATAAAGCCAGTGACAAGGTAGTAAGTACTACAACTAAAGTTGTATTCACTTGGACACTTGTCAAACCAATTGCCGAAGGGGTAGCTACTACGGTGTTGGTGGGAATGATTATTTTGGCATTCACTAGCCTGGTTAGTAATGGAACGCTACAAGTTGCTTCTTTGCTAACATTTTTCTTTGTCTTATTTCGCTTTATCCCGTTTGTTCAAGATATTAATGGCACGAGAGCATTTCTCAATACTCTACATGGCTCGGCAGACAACATTAAAAATCTGCTAAAAAGTGATGATAAAAATTATTTTCAGAATGGAACACTTCAGTTTAAAGCTTTAGAAAGAGCAATAAATTTAGTATCTGTTGATTTTGGTTACGATGACAAAAATTTAGTGTTGCATAATATTACCCTAACCATTGAAAAGGGGAAAATGACAGCATTAGTCGGAGCATCTGGTGCTGGTAAAACAACTCTTGCTGATTTGATTCCCCGATTTTATAATGCCACAGAGGGAAATGTTTATATCGATGAACTTGATATCAGGTTGTTTGAAATTAATTCTCTTCGTCGTCAAATAGCTGTTGTCAGTCAAGATACTTTTATCTTCAATACTGATGTTTGGCAAAATATTGCTTATGGTACTCCACAAGCTACTAATGAGCAAATTCAAGAAGCTGCTAAATTAGCCAATGCGTTGGAATTTATTTTAGAAATGCCTGAAGGTTTTAATACCCAATTGGGAGATCGGGGTGTTAGATTATCTGGAGGACAAAGACAGCGAATTGCTATCGCACGGGCGTTACTAAGAAACCCAGAAATCTTGATTTTGGATGAAGCGACTAGTGCTTTAGATTCTGTATCAGAGCGCTTGATTCAAGATTCATTAGAAAAGCTATCTGTGGGTAGAACAGTAATTGCGATCGCTCACCGTCTTTCTACTATTGCTAAAGCCGATAAAGTCGTAGTGTTAGAAGCAGGACGAATAGTAGAACAGGGCAAATATCAAGAATTACTCGGACGTAAAGGTAAGCTTTGGGAATATCACCAGATGCAATACTATAATTCGTAATTCGTAGTTAGTAATTCGTAATTTTTAATTGGCAAATTACGAATTAGTTTCACTACTAAATTATTTATATAACTAGGAAAAATAAATGGTAAACATAGGCTATCATACTGCTAAACTTCAAGGTAGATTTAATCGTTCCCTATATAAAGCAGCCCTTTCTCAGATTGTCAGCATCCCCATCAAACAAACTCGGCAAGTTCCGATAAGTGTCTATGCTTTATCATGTGAACGCGATTTGCCAGAACAAGTGGCAAGTATTCGCTCATTTATTCGTCATGTTGGTATTCCAGATACATTCACTATAGTTTCTGATGGCAGTTACACTGAGTCTAGTTGTAATTTACTCCGCCGCGTCCATCCCTGCGTTCAGGTAATACTTTTACAAAACTTTCTAAGAACGGATTTACCTCAATGTGTTCTTGATTATGCCCAACTGCATCCAATGGGCAGAAAATTGTCGGCATTAATGTCAATTCCGGTTAATGGAGCTACGATTTACACTGATTCAGATATTTTATTTTTCCCCGGCGGGATTGACTTAATTGATTTGAGTAAGTCGGACAATAAATATTCTCTTTATCTACCTGATTGTTCCATGTCACTAGACGATCGCATTATTTATGATGATTCTGAAAAATTAAATCCAGTAAATGGTGGATTTATATTCTTTAGGCATGAATTTGACTGGACTTTTGCTATCGAACGTTTAGCAAACCTTCAAGAAGCTCCTACTTATTTTACTGAGCAAACAATTGTCCATTTGACAATGCATCACAATCATGGTGAGCCTTTATGCACAAATAAATATGTTCTCAATGTAGAAGATCAGTTCATTTATCCAGATAAATCTGCAAGTAAAAACATTGCTCTTAGACATTATGTGAGTGATGTTAGACATAAGCTCTGGTTTAATGTTGGCATATAATTTTGATGAACTTAAACCTCTATTTAGATGAGGAATACAGTTAGTAATAACGTAAAACATGGTGGTTAATGATTAACTCAATCAATGATGCCAAGCGAAATGATGAACAATTGGACAAAGGTATTTTTGAAGAAGACCTGATTTATCAATGCTCCAATTTCGATGTAGGCGAGGGCGGAGGTGTTGAAACTTATTTAGCTTCTCTGTTTGAACATCGACCACCTGAAGTTAGCGATCGCGTGATAAAATCGCTTAAGAATGTTGACCAAAGCCAGTTTAAGCTGCTGCACCTCCACAGCCCAGATTTACTTTTGCAGCTTACAGGCGAGTGTCCTACGGTTTTCAGCGTTCATAATCACTCATTGTACTGTCCTAGTGGCACAAAGTATTTAGCTGGACAGCAAACAATCTGCGATCGCAACTTCTCTTACTTAGGTTGTACTTGGGGTAAATTAGCAGATAAATGTGGTAGTCGTAGACCGTTAAGAACTCTTAAAGAACTTCAAAATACTCATCAGTTATTAGATGCTTTAAAAAAAGTAAAAATTACTTTTGTTGCTAATAGCGAATACGTGCGTCAAGAGTTGATTAAAAACGGTGTAAACTCTGAGAGAATTGTAACCTTACACTGTGGTATTTCTATACCAAAAATAACTACTGCACCCTTGAATTTAGATATCCATCAAAATCATAGAATTTTGTTTGTTGGACGGATTGTTTCTGATAAAGGTCTGGAATGGTTACTCAAAACTTTAATACATACAAATCCGCAAATTCAACTTGATATTGCAGGTGAAGGCTGGGAACGACCACGCTTAGAAAGGTTAGCAAATACACTCGGATTAAGTAACCGAATTACTTGGCATGGTTGGTGCGATCGCAACACATTAAATAACCTTTACGAACAGTGTTTTGCAGTTATCTTCCCTAGCGTTTGGCCTGAACCTGCTGGTCTTGTAACTCTAGAGGCATACTCTCGTTATCGACCTGTAATTGGTAGTGCAGTCGGAGGTATTCCAGAACATTTGCGAGATGGAGAAACAGGTATTCTTGTTCCAGGTAATGATATCAAAAAGCTGGCTGATGCGATTCATGATTTGTATGGGGATTATGAAAAAAGCCGATACATGGGCGAACAAGGTCATGCTTTATTAATGAAAGAATTTACCATGAATGCTCATGTGAATAATCTCCGAACAATTTATGCAAAAACAATAGCTGAATTTCCTTCTACGAAAAAAATATATAGCATTTCTCAAGTGAAATAAGCTTACTTTGGTATAGCAAATTGTCCATTTTTTACCTATAAAATATAAAGGAAAAAACTATGTCATCGTCTCAAGAATCTCAACAGTCTTTAGTTAGCGTTATTATCCCTACCTATAATAGACCAGAGTATCTCAAGCAAGCGATCGCTAGCGCTGTTAAACAAAGTTATCAAAATATCGAAATTATTGTTTCTGATAATTGTAGCCCAGAAAATCCTCAAGAACTTGTGGCATCTTTTGGTGATTCACGCATCAGATTTTGGCGACATCAGCAAAATGTTGGGATGATTGCTAATCAGCAGCATGGCTTCAAGATGGCGCGAGGTAAATATGTTGCTAGTCTTCATGATGATGATATCTGGAATGAAGATTTTTTAGCAAAGCTAGTACCACCTTTAGAAGCAAATTCTGAGTTAATTCTTGCTTTTTGCGACCAATATATCATAGATGCAGATAGCATAATTAATCATGCTGGAACTGAAGAAAATACACGCGGTTATAAGCGAGACAAACTAGCAAAAGGAATTCATCAACCTTTTTACAAAATTGGATTGGTAGATAAAAGCATACCTACTGCTGCCTCTTGTGTGATTCGTAATAATATTATCGATTGGGATAGTATGCCCTCAGAAGTTGGCGGAATGTGGGATTTATATTTAACTTATCTCTGTTGTATATCTGGTTACGGTGCTTACTATTATCCAGAGAGATTGACACGATATCGTGCCCATGAGCAAACTGATACTATGCTCAGTGGTAGTCGAGATATGCAGGCAAAAATCCGCAAAGCTAAAAGCGAAATGTTTTGTTATCAAGTCTTTATGGAAGACGTTCGGTTACAGCAATTTAAAAGTTACTTTCAACAGAAATGGTTAGAAGCTAATACAACTTTAGGAATTGGTTTACTACGAAGTGAACAGATAGCCGCAGCACGCCCTTATTTTTGGCAGGCATTGAATCAACAAAGATTTGATGTGCGAACTATAGCGGCGCTAAGTCTTAGTTTTACTCCGCGTTTTTTCGCAGACAAATTAATAGAAATCTCTAAATGATAGAATAATCTTGCCTTAATTGTAGATTTTTTAACGAACCGCAGAGACGCAGAGGGCACAAAGGTAATAAAAGTAAGAGTTTTACTTTGCGTCTTTGTTTCAGCTTATTTTACCAAGCAAGGTAGTATATGAAACTTTGTATTGTTACTCATAAAATCAAAAAAGGTGATGGTCAAGGGCGGGTAAATTACGAAGTAGCTCAAGAAGCAATTCGTCGTGGTCATGAATTGACATTATTGGCTAGTGAAGTCGCATCAGAACTAGAAGATAATAGTCAAGTTAATTGGATTTCAATTCCAGTCAAAGGCTATCCGACAGAATTTGTGCGGAATTTCATATTTGCCCAAAAGAGTGCAGATTGGTTACGGCAACATCGCTCTAAGATTGATTTAGTTAAAGTCAATGGCGCAATTAACCTGGCTGCGGCTGATGTAAATGCTGTACATTTTGTCCACAGTTCATGGTTGCGATCGCCTGTTCATATTTCCCGCAACCGCCGAGATTTGTATGGTTTATATCAATGGCTATTTACGGCTTTTAATGCCCGTTGGGAAAAACAGGCTTTCCAAAAAGCGCAGGTTGTCGTAGCGGTATCGGAAAAGGTAGCGCAGGAATTAGTTAACATTGGTGTGCCGCGTTCTCGGATTCGTGTAATTGTCAATGGCGTTGATTTAGAAGAGTTTGCCCCTGGTGCAAGCGACCGCCAAAAATTAGGTTTACCGGAGAATGTCACCTTAGCATTGTTCGCCGGAGATATCCGCACACCTAGAAAGAACTTAGATACGGTGCTGCACGCCTTAGCGAAAGTTCCAGATTTACATTTAGTAGTGGTGGGACACACCCAAGGTAGTCCTTTCCCAGAATTAGCAGCATCTTTAGGGTTAAGCGATCGCGTGCATTTTGTGGGATTTCGCCGTGATATCCCCCAAATTATGCAAGCAGTAGATTTATTTGTTTTTCCTTCCCGATACGAAGCTTGCAGCCTCGTATTGTTAGAAGCACTTTCTTCAGGATTGCCTGTAATTACTGCCACAGCTACCGGAGGCGGAGAGTTGGTGACACCAGAATGTGGCATCGTCTTATCCGACTCAGATGATATTGATGCTTTGGCTGTGGCGTTGATGTCCTTGGTGAGCGATCGCGCCCTCATACAGCAAATGGGCAAAGCAGCTCGCTCTGTGGCAGAAAAACATAGCTGGACTACTATGGCACAAACTTATGTGGATCTATTCGAGGAGTTAAGCAATAATGCGGAACACCGTTCTGATACCGACTTATCGCCGTCCACAAGACCTATCACGCTGCCTTTTGGCGCTACAGGAGCAAACTAAACCCGTTGATCAGGTGATAGTAGTTGTCCGTGACACGGATGCAGAAACTTGGGAATTCTTGGCGCAATTAAACGCGCCCAATTTGCCATTGCATACTGTGAAAGTCACACAACCGGGAGTAGTAGCTGCCCTCAACGCCGGACTAGCAGCAGTGGAGGGTGATATCGTTTCCATTACTGATGATGATGCTGCACCTCACCCAGATTGGTTAGAGCGCATCGCCGCTTACTTTACCTGTGATAGCCATCTCGGCGGACTGGGAGGGCGTGATTGGATATACCACGGCAGCAAATTAGAAGACGAATCCCGCCCAGTAGTGGGACAGTTGCAGTGGTTTGGCCGAGTGATTGGCAACCATCACCTGGGAGTAGGAGAACCCCGCGAAGTCGATATTCTCAAGGGCGTAAACATGAGTTTTCGTACCCAAGCAATTGGACAACTGCGCTTTGACGAGCGGATGCGCGGTACTGGAGCGCAGGTACATTTTGAAATGGCATTCACTCTGACATTAAAACGGGCTGGTTGGAAGATAATTTACGATCCTAATGTTGCTGTAGATCACTATCCGGCACAACGTTTTGATGAAGATCAGCGAAATAATTTTAACGAAATTGCCTTTATTAATTTAGTCCATAATGAAACCTTAGTTTTATTAGAGCATTTGCCATTTATCCGCCGAATTATATTTTTATTATGGGCAGTATTTGTGGGTACATGCGATAGCTTGGGTTTCGTCCAATGGCTGAGATTTTTACCTAGCCAAGGGCAGTTGGCAGGGAAAAAATTACTGGCATCTTGGCGGGGACGTTGGCAAGGATATAAACAATTTGTCATTGGTCATTAGTCATTTGTCATTGGTCATTGCAGACTGATTATTCCATTTGGGATTTTTTATGTGTAAATCTAAAATCTAAAATTGAATGAATTCTAGACAGATACTTTTCAATAGTTTTTTACAAGAAAGCTATTCTCCCGAAGAGCGATCGCAACAGGGTTGGATGGCGATCGCAGGCTTTATATTACTAACTGTAGTTTGCTATTTTGCTGGTGCGACTGCTGCATTGCGCCTAATTTATCCGGTGATGGCTTTAGTAGTAGCCATATTTTTATACTTGCGGCATCCCATTCTCTACATCAGCTTTACTTGGTGGATCTGGTTTCTCACGCCCTTAGCTACCCGCTTGGTTGACTATCGCGTGGGCTGGGACGCTACCCGTCAGATGCTTATAGCACCATACTTGGTAGTATTTGTAACTATTGCAACATTCTTGCGACACTTTCCCCGCGCCTCACGTCAAGGGGGCTTGCCGTTTGTTTTGGCTTTTATCGG from Nostoc commune NIES-4072 includes:
- the hepA gene encoding heterocyst formation ABC transporter subunit HepA, translating into MHFQFTQQLRSLLKASSFWQDNYLLLREFKHFRKIVILALIFSILAATFEGVSIGFLLSFLQSLTSPNAQPVQTGIEWFDNLVLGANTSAINRLYRVSSLILLSTWLRVAFNYFGQVYTELSQLHFGDRLRKQIFEQLQSLSLSYFAKTRSGELINTITTEIERIRQGFSGAAFLITRGITTLVYLISMFLISWQLTVISALLFTLLGVGLSNLNARVRESSFGMTTANANFTSTAIEFINGIRTVHSCGTQEFERQRYYKASDKVVSTTTKVVFTWTLVKPIAEGVATTVLVGMIILAFTSLVSNGTLQVASLLTFFFVLFRFIPFVQDINGTRAFLNTLHGSADNIKNLLKSDDKNYFQNGTLQFKALERAINLVSVDFGYDDKNLVLHNITLTIEKGKMTALVGASGAGKTTLADLIPRFYNATEGNVYIDELDIRLFEINSLRRQIAVVSQDTFIFNTDVWQNIAYGTPQATNEQIQEAAKLANALEFILEMPEGFNTQLGDRGVRLSGGQRQRIAIARALLRNPEILILDEATSALDSVSERLIQDSLEKLSVGRTVIAIAHRLSTIAKADKVVVLEAGRIVEQGKYQELLGRKGKLWEYHQMQYYNS
- a CDS encoding glycosyltransferase family 2 protein, translated to MRNTVLIPTYRRPQDLSRCLLALQEQTKPVDQVIVVVRDTDAETWEFLAQLNAPNLPLHTVKVTQPGVVAALNAGLAAVEGDIVSITDDDAAPHPDWLERIAAYFTCDSHLGGLGGRDWIYHGSKLEDESRPVVGQLQWFGRVIGNHHLGVGEPREVDILKGVNMSFRTQAIGQLRFDERMRGTGAQVHFEMAFTLTLKRAGWKIIYDPNVAVDHYPAQRFDEDQRNNFNEIAFINLVHNETLVLLEHLPFIRRIIFLLWAVFVGTCDSLGFVQWLRFLPSQGQLAGKKLLASWRGRWQGYKQFVIGH
- a CDS encoding glycosyltransferase family 4 protein, which produces MINSINDAKRNDEQLDKGIFEEDLIYQCSNFDVGEGGGVETYLASLFEHRPPEVSDRVIKSLKNVDQSQFKLLHLHSPDLLLQLTGECPTVFSVHNHSLYCPSGTKYLAGQQTICDRNFSYLGCTWGKLADKCGSRRPLRTLKELQNTHQLLDALKKVKITFVANSEYVRQELIKNGVNSERIVTLHCGISIPKITTAPLNLDIHQNHRILFVGRIVSDKGLEWLLKTLIHTNPQIQLDIAGEGWERPRLERLANTLGLSNRITWHGWCDRNTLNNLYEQCFAVIFPSVWPEPAGLVTLEAYSRYRPVIGSAVGGIPEHLRDGETGILVPGNDIKKLADAIHDLYGDYEKSRYMGEQGHALLMKEFTMNAHVNNLRTIYAKTIAEFPSTKKIYSISQVK
- a CDS encoding glycosyltransferase family 2 protein encodes the protein MSSSQESQQSLVSVIIPTYNRPEYLKQAIASAVKQSYQNIEIIVSDNCSPENPQELVASFGDSRIRFWRHQQNVGMIANQQHGFKMARGKYVASLHDDDIWNEDFLAKLVPPLEANSELILAFCDQYIIDADSIINHAGTEENTRGYKRDKLAKGIHQPFYKIGLVDKSIPTAASCVIRNNIIDWDSMPSEVGGMWDLYLTYLCCISGYGAYYYPERLTRYRAHEQTDTMLSGSRDMQAKIRKAKSEMFCYQVFMEDVRLQQFKSYFQQKWLEANTTLGIGLLRSEQIAAARPYFWQALNQQRFDVRTIAALSLSFTPRFFADKLIEISK
- a CDS encoding glycosyltransferase family 4 protein, with amino-acid sequence MKLCIVTHKIKKGDGQGRVNYEVAQEAIRRGHELTLLASEVASELEDNSQVNWISIPVKGYPTEFVRNFIFAQKSADWLRQHRSKIDLVKVNGAINLAAADVNAVHFVHSSWLRSPVHISRNRRDLYGLYQWLFTAFNARWEKQAFQKAQVVVAVSEKVAQELVNIGVPRSRIRVIVNGVDLEEFAPGASDRQKLGLPENVTLALFAGDIRTPRKNLDTVLHALAKVPDLHLVVVGHTQGSPFPELAASLGLSDRVHFVGFRRDIPQIMQAVDLFVFPSRYEACSLVLLEALSSGLPVITATATGGGELVTPECGIVLSDSDDIDALAVALMSLVSDRALIQQMGKAARSVAEKHSWTTMAQTYVDLFEELSNNAEHRSDTDLSPSTRPITLPFGATGAN